One genomic segment of Lampris incognitus isolate fLamInc1 chromosome 2, fLamInc1.hap2, whole genome shotgun sequence includes these proteins:
- the si:ch211-286o17.1 gene encoding hematopoietic progenitor cell antigen CD34 gives MIPVTTNADELETSEDQIVVFPTLGFLDLADETRVHPSSVAEEVGAVDSEEVDNQAPDFTVQVLTEGPLVVDPQTAAPLPARGDGPVNIPEPIPQADVICVTKEAVQDKDAVSLRLKSSSNCEDTRSKIASVLEELCGEDCKLDVFQEDNSNEIIVSGQYVEADAAGMAEKFSNDNIKDKIDLEDAVPRWGKSSKLVLVSLLLTGLLLAALLVAGYYLKTHRKSSKGVRLAESFQVDEENQANTLVSVAPLPQEPLDKPTTNGESPPENGTNPAPSTNGHSTTQIPVADTEM, from the exons ATGATTCCAGTGACAACTAATGCTGATG AGCTAGAGACATCAGAAGACCAGATCGTTGTTTTTCCAACTTTGGGCTTTCTAGACCTGGCTGACGAAACAAGAGTACATCCATCCTCAGTGGCAGAAGAAGTAGGAGCGGTAGACTCAGAGGAAGTGGACAACCAGGCCCCCGACTTTACCGTTCAGGTACTGACAGAAGGGCCCCTTGTCGTTGACCCGCAGACCGCGGCCCCTCTGCCCGCCAGGGGCGATGGACCCGTCAACATCCCAGAG CCTATTCCACAAGCTGACGTCATCTGTGTCACCAAAGAGGCCGTCCAGGACAAAGATGCCGTCAGCCTGAGACTCAAATCCTCCTCCAACTGC gaagacacCAGATCTAAGATTGCTAGTGTTCTGGAGGAGCTGTGTGGGGAGGACTGTAAGCTGGATGTCTTCCAAGAGGACAACTCCAATGAAATCATTGTGTCTGGACAGTATGTGGAGG cTGATGCAGCAGGTATGGCTGAGAAGTTCAGCAACGACAACATCAAAGATAAG ATTGACTTGGAAGATGCTGTTCCTCGCTGGGGGAAGAGCAGTAAGTTGGTACTGGTTTCCCTGCTGTTGACCGGCCTGTTGCTGGCTGCACTACTTGTAGCTGGATACTACCTGAAGACTCACCGCAAGAGCTCCAAGGGTGTCCGACTG GCTGAGTCTTTTCAGGTGGATGAGGAGAACCAGGCCAACACCCTTGTGTCTGTGGCCCCGCTACCCCAGGAACCCCTCGACAAGCCCACCACCAATGGGGAATCTCCACCGGAGAACGGGACGAACCCCGCACCCTCCACCAATGGTCACTCTACCACCCAGATTCCTGTGGCCGACACAGAGATGTGA